In Corylus avellana chromosome ca2, CavTom2PMs-1.0, the following proteins share a genomic window:
- the LOC132169748 gene encoding ervatamin-B-like, producing MALAVLGKTFIIAVFTILGSWTSQATSRALQEASMAEKYSQWLAQYNRNYLDDTEKESRFEIFKQNAEFIEKTNSEGNRTYKLSLNEFADLSAEEFIASRSGFKMTNLSRSTGTTSFTHESLTDVIPTTVDWRDQGAVTAVKNQGQCGCCWAFSAVAAVEGITQIQTGNLISLSEQQLLDCSTVYNQGCDGGLMNYAFDYIIKNNGITLETNYPYVATQGICDAEKTSQSAAVITGFTDIPGINEKELLQHVARQPISIGIDGGDRAFNFYSSGVFNGECGTVINHAVTAVGFGTTPDGIDYWLVKNSWGENWGESGYMRIQRDLGLCGFATLASYPTA from the exons ATGGCTTTAGCAGTACTCGGGAAGACTTTTATAATTGCCGTGTTTACAATTTTGGGGAGCTGGACATCTCAAGCCACGTCCCGAGCATTGCAAGAAGCGTCCATGGCTGAGAAATACTCGCAATGGCTGGCTCAATATAATCGCAATTATTTAGACGATACAGAGAAGGAAAGCCGCTTCGAGATATTCAAACAAAATGCAGAATTTATAGAGAAAACCAACAGTGAAGGGAATCGCACGTACAAGTTAAGTCTCAACGAATTTGCAGACTTATCAGCTGAAGAATTCATTGCCTCTCGTAGTGGATTCAAGATGACCAATCTATCAAGGTCCACCGGAACCACATCGTTTACGCATGAAAGCCTCACTGATGTTATTCCAACGACTGTGGATTGGAGAGACCAGGGAGCTGTCACTGCGGTTAAGAACCAAGGACAATGCG GATGTTGTTGGGCATTTTCAGCCGTGGCAGCGGTAGAGGGGATCACCCAGATCCAAACTGGCAATTTGATCTCCCTGTCTGAGCAGCAACTGTTGGACTGTTCAACAGTTTACAATCAAGGCTGCGATGGCGGTCTCATGAATTATGCCTTTGactatataataaaaaacaatggAATCACCCTTGAAACAAATTACCCATACGTGGCTACGCAAGGAATTTGTGACGCCGAGAAAACATCTCAAAGTGCTGCTGTGATTACTGGTTTTACTGATATACCTGGCATCAATGAGAAGGAATTATTGCAGCACGTGGCCCGCCAACCAATTTCAATTGGCATTGATGGTGGCGACAGAGCCTTTAATTTCTATTCTAGCGGAGTATTCAATGGAGAGTGTGGGACGGTCATAAACCATGCTGTTACTGCAGTTGGGTTTGGAACCACCCCTGATGGCATCGATTATTGGTTAGTGAAGAACTCATGGGGCGAGAACTGGGGTGAGAGTGGGTACATGAGGATACAGAGAGACCTCGGGCTTTGTGGGTTTGCCACACTAGCTTCCTATCCAACTGCGTAG